In the Salvia miltiorrhiza cultivar Shanhuang (shh) chromosome 8, IMPLAD_Smil_shh, whole genome shotgun sequence genome, ccttcagaattcgaacccaggatctgcattcatccaacaagatgatgcatccactgtagatcttgatgatcgaatggttgaaAATtattctccgttcttcttttatttagtggttctttcttgaacctctccctatatatataatataatgcCCTATATTTACGAAATGAGTGCTCATATTTATGTTTTGGTCCGTCGATCAAATGAatattcatttctttttttggtaaatgTACCTCACATAATTTACTCACAATAAAAGTTGATCACTTATTCTACTCACGCacacttaatcaattttttaaaatccgtGTCACCCTCAAATGAGTACTTATTTAGTGGATGGATGGAGTATGTTGTTTGGTACTAATATATTAACATTATAAATAGAAATTTTAATTCCTAAAATGTCCATATAATTAAGCTATTTACTAATACCACTCAATTGATATTAGGGCAAATTAgtgaataataaattaatatatgctACAATTAAGATTGATATTACAATTTACGTATTCAGGTTTATAGTGGTATAAAAAATCACACAAATCTTCATTATTTCAGCAGACTTCTAAATTTATAAAGAATCATGTATTTCGTACTACTTCTTAGTCTTACCAAATAATGTATTAGAGTATTATGGTTATATTATACACTTTAATCACTCTAACCAAATAGACACTTAATCTtctaggggggggggggggggggggggggcaacacgaatttttttaaaaaattaattgtacATTTGATGAGTAAAAAAAGAGtttcaaattaaaaagaatGGTGATAATTAGtaaagtttttttaaaaaaaaattggtgagtCCATTAATAACAATGATatgaatatataaaaattgtaaaaataataattaacgtgtagtgaaattattttaaaaaataaactagaaaaatatttcatccaatattttgtaaatggataaaaataaaaaaaatattttgtggaCATTGGGAAGTATATAGATTATTATGGACTCATGGGCCGTCTTTTCAAGGCCCATTTAATTTAACTTCTATCGATTTGTAGTATTATTCTTTCCGCCTTTCTGGTGTGGCGGGTGATAAATCGAATATTATCTACAAAATTTCTACACCCTGAAAAAATCACACACAGTCATGGGGAATCTCTATGCTCTGGATTTTGATGGAGTGCTCTGCGACAGCTGCGGAGAGAGCTCGCTTTCAGCCGTCAAGGTTTTTTGCTGAAGTGATTTCTTACCGGCGTTTAATTTTCTTGCCATTTTGCAATTTTAGTTTTTACTCGCATTTACTTCGTTCCGATCAGTCAATTTTGCGTTCGATGTTGTCAAATTTTTATGGATTTTGGTATGATTTATTGCTCGCCAGCCgatttttactctttttttttgtcGATATATTTAGTTCTATTGGATTGAAGCACATATTAATGTATTTGTGTGAGCTTTTCTCAGCTTTCCAATTATCTACTTCTGTGGAATTTGAATTGATATAATAATTAGATGATATCTGGGTTTATGTGTGTATTTTCTTTCCAATTCTCGAATTTACTTGTGTTTTTTGGGGGCTCTGTTTTAGGCTGCTAAAGTAAGATGGCCAAATCTATTCAATGGCGTGGACTCACAGTTAGAGGATTGGATCGTTGATCAGATGCATACAgtaaatattttttctattttttctttatgaATAAGTTTGAATATTGATCGAGCTCTTTATCTCTTAGATTGCTTAGAATTTGAAATTTtccatttatagtaatattGGAATTGTCAGATTAACAAATGCATCtctaaaattaagaaaaatgcaGCTGTTTCTCTCAACAATTTGTTTTAGTAATTGATAGTTGTTTCTATCAGCATTGCGTTGCAGTAATTGCTATAGCCTTCCATCTCTCGCGTGCTCAATGAAAAGCTGCGACGAAGCTATGAATTATGAGATGAGATTCTGCTCAAGAATTTGGATCTTGAGGAATGTTGGCATTGCTGCACTTCAGTCTTTAGATTTGCTTATTTTGGTCTTTTTTTCTTGTCTAACTAATGTTAACATGACATATGATAAGCAACATGTATATGTAGCGTTGCTTGATTTATAGTTATCTTGATTGGTAAATGATGGCCTCCCTTATTACTAGGGGTGATCAAAATATACTAAATCGAATAATTTGAACCGATCCAAattgaaatattaaaatatggttcgattttttgatttggttcggtttttttttctctttcaaaaaaattagtttTTCGGTTAGgttcaatattaattttctaaCCCTAATGCCTTAGCCCATTTTCACAATTTCATGTTCTTGAAATAGAAGATGGATaatgattaaaaatataatttaatttaaatctctctctctctctcttttcttttttggattttTCAGTTTGATTcagtttaaattttaaaattttcgatTAATTCGATTTGATTTATTCGATTTGTTTCTTTAAACCAAATATAAATTCGGTTTAGTTCGGTTTTAACAAAACCTGAATAAAAAACCGAATGTAGACCCCTACTTATTAGGAGTAATTGCATCTTCAGAAGTTCGTtctctttctttattttctttgcaGAAGATGTTCTGACAATGGTGAATGAAGTAAGTTGTTTGCTGTTTCAGATTCGACCAGTGGTAGAAACTGGATACGAAAATTTATTACTCGTGAGATTGTTGTTGGAGACAAAGATTCCCTCAATTCGGAAGTCCTCAGTATGTATCCTGCCCTTAATCTTTACTTTACGAGGTCAAATTATGCAAGCCAAACTCTCAATTCCATCATTGTGTAGCATCTCATATTTGCATCTACTAAATTCCTCATGCACATGAGGATCATATGTAGATGTAATAGAATATCTTACATAGAGGATCCGGCTTGCGGATTGCGCCTTCTGAGCTGACACCTAGCCTTGTATAAGGTTGCAGACGGACTCACGATCGAGGGAATATTGGAGAACTGGACGACTATAAAGCCCGTGATCATGGCAGAGTGGGATGAGAACGACAGAGATGTCCTAATAGATCTTTTTGGAAAGGTTAGGGATGAATGGATGGATAGGGATTTCCAGACATGGATTGGTGCAAATAGGTAATCGTTTATGTTCTTGATTAACTTATGTTGTTTCTTCTGCTGATATATATTGATCAAGGTGGTTTATAACCTGCAGATTTTATCCAGGTGTTCCAGATGCCTTGAAGTTTTCTAGTTCCAAGCTCTACATCGTCACAACGAAGCAGGTATATTCTACAAACAAGGCAGAAGGCATAAACTCACTACGTTCTTGTGGATCGCCTTCTTCTTATTGGTTCGTGTATATTCTTTTGCAGGGTCGCTTTGCAGATGCTCTACTTCGAGAGCTTGCTGGAGTTGCTATTCCGCCTGAAAGAATCTACGGGTTGGGAACCGGGTGAGTATTTTCAAGATACAAACGAACCTAAATGCGAAGTAGTCTTGCTAGTAGACTAATGAATGAAAAATCTGTCAGCCCTAAAGTAAAAGTTCTTAAGCAGCTTCAAGAGATGCCGGAAAACCAGGGTCTAAACCTACAGTAAGAGATCTTTGGATTATAACTTTTATGAATGTCTTTCAATATGTTTATCTACTGTTAGTTTCTGGAGTAGAACATGTAAAGAATTTCAAAACTCTCTATGTTGAAAAGCTTTGTTGAAGATCGATTTGCAACTCTGAAGAATGTCATCAAAGAGCCCGAGTTGAACAAATGGAACCTATATTTAGGTATTAGTACGATGATTTTTTACTTACTAGCCGATCCATGACATTATTTGAATTCCTAATTCGAGTAATTGAAGCAGGGGATTGGGGTTATAACACTCAAAAAGAGCGAGACGAAGCTGCAAGAATCTCCAGAATTCGACTTCTTCAGCTGTCGGACTTCAGCAATAAGCTCAAGTGATCTGATCTTCTTTTGGGTTAGTGTCCTAATTTGTTATTCAAACACATTTAACAACTTCAAACTAGAGTAACTGTGGACTGAATCTATGTTGATTGAACAACATTCTTGAATCTATGTTGTTTCAGCTATAGTTTTATGAACTTAGAAATCTGCATCATATGAGCAGAAACAGTTTATTAACCACATTAAGATATCTGCAGGAACAAGTCAATTAATGACACAAACAGAGGAAAGTGTAATAAAAATTGAGAATGTAAACATTTTACAAGGCAGGGAAGATGAAATGAGTCATATATGGTCAGTAGAAATAACGAGAATATTCACTCATCTAGTAGGAGAGCTGTTAAGGGACAGCAGTAGTTCTCTGTTGCTAAAGCTCGTGATGCCTCTCGTCGTTCATGGTGTTGGCATCGGAGCTTTTAGCCTTCTCCATCTGGAGCTTGTGAAAAACTTCATCGAACGTAGGATCTCCCGGTCTTCTGAAGAGCTGGTCGCCTATCTTGATCTCATAAGCCTCCGGTTGGCTCAACAGGTATTCTTTTAACTAGACATTGCAAAACCAAGAAACTGTAGATGAACTCCACAAGTAATGAGAAATTCCCTATACAGTTTGTGAAGAATTTCACTGCAGCGATACTTAGGTATGCTAGCCATGTATAGAGAGAGATTTTTCGTAGGAAAGTCGAAACGAACCTCCAAAACGTTTCGACCTTTTGGCATGGTGAACATGACCGTGCTGAGATCAACGGCGCTGAACCTGGCCTCCGTTGCTCCGGTTCTTGCCACCTTGGTCCATTTCATAGCCATTTCTGATACCATCTCCTTTAAGATACAGACAGAGAGAATATGAGATGCACgaatcgaaccacgtaaaatattGTCCCTACGAGATAGGTGACTGAATTTCAGTTCATTTCATTCTATCGATCTCCACTCAAAGTTATAGAGAAAGtttagaaataaaagaaagttAATCATATTTTGTGTTCTCAACTTTGATTTTCTCTTTAAAAATTCTCGTACTTTCCATCTtttccataaaatatcttaaattTTTAGTGTTTTTCAAGAAATGTCCATAACTTTGGCTTTCTATTAAAATGCCCTCAGCTTTCAGTGTTTTCCAAAAACTATCTTTATATGAAATTCGGCAACGGAATGATGAGTTACTCCGTCCAATTCTTAGGTGAGTATATTTTTTTCCCGCCTCGATCAATAAAACGACATTGTTCCACTTAAGAATTTGGTGAGGTGAAACATCATTCCGCTGCTAATTTTGTGTAATGGGTGCTAAAAGTTAAGGATATTTTCTGGAAAACGTTGAAAGTTGGGTGTTTCTTATAAAAAACGAAAATTtgagatattttatgaaaaaactaaaaataagagtttttgaagaaaaaatggaAATTGAGGATTGTTTATAGAAAATGCTGAAAATTAATATGATTGGCCCTATAAAATATACTACTAATATGGATCcaaaattcaattattcaagaaacgttattaaaaataatagtaataacacCTTAACTGCCTGCCCAACGTCATAATAAAATATACTAGTATCATATTTTACATCCCATGTCTGCTCACTTCGCCACCATTTTAGGAGAAGAATTTCCATCCCCAAACAGAAGCACGTGCTCACATgcctttccctctctctctctctccctctacaTCATCAGCTCACATTCTCACAAATTCGGAACTAAAATGGTGAAGTTTTCATCAATTTCTACTATAATTGCGTTTGTTgatagatgagagagaaattgaaaataattGGAGGATTTGAATGAAGTAAAGGTCATTACCGAAGTCCGACGAGTTCCGGGTCGGAGTTTAACGAATCCGAAAACAGGCCCCATCATATTTTCCTCCCTCATTTCGCCCATTTTGGTGAAGTCGGTGGGCGGCGGCGGGTCGAAGTCGGGTCGCTTCGCCGCGCCCCATTGTCTCCAGTCGTCGTCCTCCTCGTCGTCGACGACGTCGTCCAGCTCGTCCGTAATGTGGATCTTCCGCTGCGCTGCGTCGGCGAATTTGAATTTTCCGGCGGCGAttaggaggaggaagaggaggagaaggtggcggtggtggtggaatTTGGCGGTTGGGCTTTCCATTTCGTGGGTTTGGAATTGGAGCTGAATTTGGTTAGGGAGTTGATTGCGTGTCTTGCTA is a window encoding:
- the LOC130999091 gene encoding uncharacterized protein LOC130999091 isoform X1 — its product is MGNLYALDFDGVLCDSCGESSLSAVKAAKVRWPNLFNGVDSQLEDWIVDQMHTIRPVVETGYENLLLVRLLLETKIPSIRKSSVADGLTIEGILENWTTIKPVIMAEWDENDRDVLIDLFGKVRDEWMDRDFQTWIGANRFYPGVPDALKFSSSKLYIVTTKQGRFADALLRELAGVAIPPERIYGLGTGPKVKVLKQLQEMPENQGLNLHFVEDRFATLKNVIKEPELNKWNLYLGDWGYNTQKERDEAARISRIRLLQLSDFSNKLK
- the LOC130999091 gene encoding uncharacterized protein LOC130999091 isoform X2, with translation MGNLYALDFDGVLCDSCGESSLSAVKAAKVRWPNLFNGVDSQLEDWIVDQMHTIRPVVETGYENLLLVRLLLETKIPSIRKSSVADGLTIEGILENWTTIKPVIMAEWDENDRDVLIDLFGKVRDEWMDRDFQTWIGANRFYPGVPDALKFSSSKLYIVTTKQGRFADALLRELAGVAIPPERIYGLGTGPKVKVLKQLQEMPENQGLNLQTCKEFQNSLC
- the LOC130999092 gene encoding uncharacterized protein LOC130999092 encodes the protein MESPTAKFHHHRHLLLLFLLLIAAGKFKFADAAQRKIHITDELDDVVDDEEDDDWRQWGAAKRPDFDPPPPTDFTKMGEMREENMMGPVFGFVKLRPGTRRTSEMVSEMAMKWTKVARTGATEARFSAVDLSTVMFTMPKGRNVLELKEYLLSQPEAYEIKIGDQLFRRPGDPTFDEVFHKLQMEKAKSSDANTMNDERHHEL